From Chryseobacterium joostei, the proteins below share one genomic window:
- the rfbA gene encoding glucose-1-phosphate thymidylyltransferase RfbA gives MKGIILAGGSGTRLYPLTIAVSKQLMPVYDKPMIYYPLSTLLLAGIKDILIITTPHDQEGFIKLLGDGSQIGCNIEYVVQPSPDGLAQAFILGDQFIGNDPAALVLGDNIFYGSEMGTLLKNKTNPSGGVVFAYHVADPERYGVVEFDENFKAVSIEEKPLKPKSNYAVPGLYFYDNDVVEIAKNIQPSARGELEITDINNVYLKNGKLEVGVLDRGTAWLDTGTFDSLHDASEFVSVIEKRQGFKIGCIEEIAFRNKFINEEKLLETAAKYGKSGYGEYLKQLVGK, from the coding sequence ATGAAAGGAATAATATTAGCCGGAGGATCCGGAACAAGACTTTACCCTCTAACAATTGCTGTAAGCAAGCAGCTAATGCCTGTTTATGACAAACCTATGATTTACTATCCACTCTCCACATTGCTTTTGGCAGGAATTAAGGATATTTTGATCATTACCACTCCACATGACCAGGAGGGATTCATCAAACTTTTAGGTGATGGTTCTCAAATCGGTTGTAATATAGAATATGTTGTACAACCTAGCCCGGATGGTTTAGCTCAAGCTTTCATTCTTGGAGACCAGTTTATTGGTAATGATCCTGCAGCACTTGTTTTAGGTGACAATATCTTCTATGGTTCTGAAATGGGTACCTTACTAAAAAACAAAACTAACCCAAGCGGAGGTGTCGTTTTCGCTTACCACGTAGCAGATCCAGAAAGATATGGTGTAGTAGAGTTTGATGAGAATTTCAAAGCTGTTTCTATTGAAGAAAAACCTTTGAAACCTAAGTCGAACTACGCTGTTCCGGGATTATATTTTTATGACAATGATGTCGTAGAAATTGCCAAAAACATACAGCCATCTGCAAGAGGAGAGCTTGAAATTACTGACATCAACAACGTTTATCTAAAAAACGGAAAACTTGAAGTAGGTGTCTTGGACAGAGGAACAGCATGGCTGGATACCGGAACTTTTGATTCTCTTCATGACGCTTCCGAATTTGTGAGCGTGATTGAAAAAAGACAAGGTTTCAAAATTGGATGTATTGAAGAAATTGCTTTCAGAAATAAATTTATCAACGAGGAGAAATTATTGGAAACTGCAGCAAAGTATGGGAAAAGTGGCTATGGAGAATACCTGAAGCAACTCGTAGGTAAATAA
- a CDS encoding UDP-glucose dehydrogenase family protein, which translates to MNITIVGTGYVGLVTGTTLAELGNSVYCVDIDEKKVEGMKNGIVPIYEPNLEEMFLRNIQSERLFFTTNLKEALDKSEVIYLALPTPPGEDGSADLSYVLQVSNNIGEMMTEYKVIVNKSTVPVGTADKVREAISSKTDIPFDVVSNPEFLREGFAVEDSMNPSRVVVGASSEKAKDIMAKIYQPFTNIGIPIIFMDEKSSELTKYAANSFLAVKITFMNEIANYCEKVGADVDKVRLGMGSDDRIGHRFLFPGIGYGGSCFPKDVKALIKSGKQEDFNFQILEATENVNTAQKVILVAEIEKYFGGNIKGKKIAMWGLAFKANTDDIREASSLDNIALLLEKGAEIVAYDAVAENNVKKLLGDKIQYAKGMYDALEDADALFISTEWPEFKNPNFELIAKKMKNKVIFDGRNMYPLEIPQQNGFYYKSIGRKTIS; encoded by the coding sequence TTGAATATAACGATTGTAGGAACAGGTTATGTAGGGTTAGTTACAGGAACTACCTTAGCAGAACTTGGCAATTCAGTATACTGTGTTGATATTGATGAAAAAAAAGTAGAGGGTATGAAAAACGGCATTGTTCCCATATACGAGCCGAACCTTGAAGAGATGTTCCTTAGAAACATCCAATCTGAAAGACTATTCTTCACCACCAATCTTAAAGAAGCCTTAGACAAAAGTGAGGTGATCTATTTAGCATTACCAACTCCTCCGGGAGAGGACGGATCTGCGGATTTATCTTATGTGCTTCAGGTTTCCAATAATATAGGTGAGATGATGACAGAGTATAAGGTTATTGTGAATAAAAGCACAGTACCTGTAGGAACTGCAGACAAGGTAAGAGAAGCGATATCCTCTAAAACCGACATCCCTTTTGATGTTGTTTCAAATCCTGAATTTTTAAGAGAAGGATTCGCTGTTGAAGACTCTATGAACCCCTCAAGAGTAGTTGTTGGAGCCAGTTCTGAGAAAGCAAAAGACATTATGGCTAAAATTTATCAGCCATTTACCAATATAGGAATTCCTATTATCTTTATGGATGAGAAATCATCTGAACTTACAAAATATGCCGCTAATTCATTTTTAGCTGTAAAAATTACCTTTATGAACGAAATTGCAAATTACTGTGAAAAGGTAGGCGCCGATGTAGATAAGGTAAGATTAGGAATGGGAAGCGATGACAGAATTGGACACAGATTCCTGTTTCCAGGTATTGGATACGGTGGAAGCTGTTTCCCGAAGGATGTAAAGGCACTTATTAAGTCCGGAAAACAGGAAGATTTTAATTTCCAGATCCTTGAAGCTACAGAAAATGTAAATACTGCACAGAAAGTAATTCTTGTTGCAGAAATTGAAAAATACTTTGGAGGAAACATCAAAGGAAAGAAGATTGCCATGTGGGGACTTGCGTTCAAAGCCAATACAGATGATATCAGAGAGGCTTCTTCTTTAGATAATATTGCCCTCTTATTAGAAAAAGGCGCAGAAATTGTAGCCTATGATGCTGTTGCAGAAAATAATGTAAAAAAACTTCTTGGTGATAAAATACAATATGCTAAAGGTATGTATGATGCACTGGAAGATGCAGACGCTTTATTTATATCTACAGAATGGCCTGAGTTTAAAAATCCTAATTTTGAACTCATAGCTAAGAAGATGAAAAATAAAGTAATTTTTGACGGAAGAAATATGTATCCGCTAGAAATCCCGCAACAAAATGGATTTTATTATAAGAGTATAGGTAGAAAAACGATTTCCTAA
- the rfbB gene encoding dTDP-glucose 4,6-dehydratase, whose translation MNNVIITGGAGFIGSHVVREFVKNNPNMTIINLDALTYAGNLENLKDIENEPNYVFEKADITKPEELRKVFEKYNPDAVIHLAAESHVDRSITDPMAFINTNVNGTANLLNLCKEFWTLNPDHTHGRFPDEKRTNLFYHVSTDEVYGSLGETGFFLETTSYDPQSPYSASKAASDHLVRAYGNTYGMPFIVSNCSNNYGPNHFPEKLIPLCISNIINERPLPIYGDGKYTRDWLFVIDHARAIHQIFNEAKTGETYNIGGFNEWQNIDLVKELIKQMDAKLGKPEGHSEKLITFVKDRPGHDKRYAIDATKLNKDLGWKPSVTFEEGLGKTIDWYLENKEWLENVTSGDYQKYYENQYN comes from the coding sequence ATGAATAATGTAATCATTACAGGGGGAGCCGGATTTATTGGATCTCATGTTGTAAGAGAATTTGTAAAAAACAATCCGAACATGACAATCATCAACCTTGATGCATTAACCTACGCCGGAAATCTTGAAAACCTGAAGGACATTGAAAATGAACCTAATTATGTTTTCGAAAAAGCTGACATTACAAAACCTGAAGAATTAAGAAAGGTCTTTGAAAAATATAATCCTGACGCTGTTATTCATTTGGCAGCAGAAAGCCACGTTGACAGAAGCATTACAGATCCAATGGCTTTTATCAATACGAATGTAAATGGAACAGCCAACCTTCTTAATCTATGTAAGGAATTTTGGACATTAAATCCTGACCATACCCACGGAAGATTCCCGGATGAGAAAAGAACAAACCTATTCTATCATGTTTCTACAGATGAAGTATATGGAAGTCTAGGGGAAACCGGTTTTTTCCTTGAAACAACTTCTTATGATCCACAATCTCCATATTCCGCATCTAAAGCAGCATCTGACCACTTGGTAAGAGCATACGGGAATACATACGGGATGCCATTCATTGTTTCAAACTGTTCAAACAATTATGGCCCCAATCACTTTCCGGAAAAACTAATTCCACTTTGCATCTCCAATATTATCAATGAAAGACCTTTGCCAATCTACGGTGATGGAAAATATACCAGAGACTGGTTATTTGTAATTGATCACGCCAGAGCGATTCATCAGATCTTCAATGAAGCAAAAACCGGTGAAACATATAATATCGGAGGGTTCAATGAGTGGCAGAATATTGATTTGGTAAAAGAACTTATCAAACAAATGGATGCTAAGCTTGGTAAACCTGAAGGACATTCTGAAAAGCTAATCACTTTTGTAAAGGACAGACCGGGCCATGACAAACGTTATGCTATTGACGCTACTAAACTTAATAAAGATTTAGGATGGAAGCCATCAGTAACTTTCGAAGAAGGATTAGGAAAAACCATTGATTGGTATCTTGAAAACAAAGAATGGTTAGAGAATGTGACCAGTGGAGATTATCAGAAGTATTACGAAAACCAATACAACTAA
- the rimP gene encoding ribosome assembly cofactor RimP, with amino-acid sequence MEFRKRIEELLNEFLETREDLFLIDLKFSAGDDITVILDGDNGVSLQDCLDASRAVEFNMDREEHDFSLQVMSAGLSEPLSTPRQFRKNLGREIEVMLEDASKIEGELSKADEDKITLVLRYRKPKEVGKGKVDVEEEKEIPYSEIKKALVVIKF; translated from the coding sequence ATGGAGTTTAGAAAAAGAATTGAAGAATTATTAAATGAATTCCTTGAGACCAGAGAAGATCTGTTTCTTATTGATCTTAAGTTCTCTGCAGGGGATGACATTACAGTGATTTTAGATGGTGACAACGGTGTTTCATTGCAGGATTGCCTTGATGCAAGCCGTGCGGTAGAATTCAATATGGATCGTGAAGAACATGACTTTAGCCTTCAGGTAATGTCTGCAGGATTAAGTGAGCCATTGTCTACTCCAAGACAGTTTAGAAAAAATTTAGGAAGAGAGATTGAAGTGATGCTGGAAGATGCTTCTAAAATTGAGGGAGAGCTGTCAAAGGCAGATGAAGATAAGATCACACTTGTTTTACGTTACCGCAAACCGAAAGAAGTCGGAAAAGGGAAAGTAGACGTGGAGGAGGAAAAGGAAATTCCTTACTCTGAGATCAAAAAAGCATTAGTAGTAATTAAATTTTAA
- the nusA gene encoding transcription termination factor NusA: MDNIALIESFGDFKDEKGISKIDLMAIIEDSLKTLLRKRFDSDDHFDVIVNPDKGDFQIFLNKTIVEDEMSEDDDLEIEISEAKKIDPTFEVGEDFTMEIPVAQLGRRNILTLKQILATKLQEHNNAMLYEQFRDKIGEIVVGEIHHIRHKHVILLDDEGNEFILPKENQIPSDFFKKGENIRAIVETVDFKGSKPQIIISRTAPKFLEKLLELEIPEIQDGTIILKKVVRIPGEKAKIAVDAYDDRIDPVGACVGVKGSRIHGVVRELRNENIDVIQWSKNPEILVKRALGNVTVNKIDINEEQNYALVYTPVEEISKVIGKQGQNIRLASWLSGYEIDVYRESSEDDDVELREFNDDIEQWILDEFKKVGLTTAKSVLDKETESLLNMVDLEEETIEDVKRILREEFED, encoded by the coding sequence ATGGATAATATAGCGTTGATTGAATCCTTTGGTGATTTTAAAGACGAAAAGGGGATCAGTAAGATTGATCTTATGGCAATTATTGAGGATTCACTGAAGACACTTTTGAGAAAAAGATTTGATTCAGATGACCACTTTGACGTGATTGTAAACCCGGATAAAGGAGATTTTCAGATATTTTTAAATAAAACGATTGTTGAAGACGAAATGTCTGAAGACGATGACCTGGAAATTGAAATTTCTGAAGCAAAGAAAATTGACCCTACCTTCGAAGTAGGTGAAGACTTTACCATGGAAATTCCTGTTGCTCAGTTAGGAAGAAGAAATATTCTTACCCTGAAGCAGATCTTGGCTACAAAACTTCAGGAGCATAACAATGCAATGCTGTATGAGCAATTTAGAGATAAAATTGGTGAAATTGTTGTTGGGGAAATCCACCATATCCGTCATAAGCATGTGATCTTGTTAGACGACGAAGGAAACGAATTTATTTTACCAAAAGAAAACCAGATCCCATCTGACTTCTTTAAAAAGGGTGAGAATATCAGAGCTATTGTTGAAACAGTAGACTTTAAAGGTTCAAAACCACAGATTATTATTTCCAGAACTGCACCTAAGTTCCTTGAGAAGTTATTAGAGCTGGAAATCCCTGAAATTCAGGACGGAACCATTATCCTGAAAAAGGTAGTGAGAATTCCTGGTGAAAAGGCGAAGATTGCAGTAGATGCTTACGATGACAGAATTGATCCTGTAGGAGCCTGTGTAGGAGTAAAAGGATCCAGAATTCATGGGGTTGTAAGAGAGTTGAGAAATGAAAACATCGATGTCATTCAGTGGTCTAAAAACCCTGAGATTTTGGTGAAGAGAGCTTTAGGAAACGTTACCGTTAATAAAATTGATATCAACGAAGAGCAAAACTACGCGTTAGTATATACTCCTGTTGAAGAGATTTCTAAAGTAATTGGAAAACAAGGACAGAATATTAGACTGGCTTCTTGGTTGTCAGGATATGAAATTGATGTATACAGAGAATCCAGCGAGGATGACGATGTTGAATTGAGAGAATTTAATGACGATATCGAGCAGTGGATTTTGGATGAGTTTAAGAAAGTAGGACTTACAACTGCAAAATCAGTATTAGATAAAGAAACTGAAAGTCTTCTAAATATGGTTGACCTTGAAGAAGAAACTATCGAGGATGTTAAACGTATTCTGAGAGAAGAATTTGAAGATTAA